The Canis lupus familiaris isolate Mischka breed German Shepherd chromosome 1, alternate assembly UU_Cfam_GSD_1.0, whole genome shotgun sequence DNA window CTGGTTCAGCTTCTTTCTCTATAGAACCAGGGGAGTCAGGCAGGCCAGTGGCTCTTAACTCTTTCAGACACATGGCTCCTTTGAGAATCTGAAGAAAGATTTAGATCTGACCCCCATTGCCCCCCaaaaatgcacacatgcataagCACACAAAAAACCTATAAATTATGGCTTGGCCTTTCTTTCAGTTTCCTGACTGGGTTCtagattttaataataatctttcGTGATTCTTTACAGATTTCAACATTCCCTCCTACCCACTTATTTTTAACAGCCCTTTCAAAAATAGATGCACTATTTCAGAAAACCCAAAAAATTTAGAGACTAATATGGGTCTGAGCTGAATTCTGATATTCAAAATGCTTGGAAAACCAAGTTGTTTTTGTAATGTGAAACCAGAAGTCATTTGGCTGCAAAACTTGTCTTGACCTAAGGCAAGGAGtatgacttttctttctcccttctgtgTGATATTTGTGCTTTTCTGAGAGCTGTGAATATGTTCAATTATGGGGTAATGTCTTGACCCTGATGGGGGGAGTCATGTTATTTATACATGCCCCATGTAGGCTTTCTAAAATCTACAAAATTTCTGAATTCCAAAACACATCTGGCCCTAGCATTTGGATAATGGATCAAGGACTTGTGTGACCAACGTGGCTGCACTCACCACCTGTTTCAGATATTTTTAGGGAAATGAAGCATTCTAGAGAGAGTGGTTCATTCTTTGTAAATCCCCCAGTCACCCTCCccatctactttaaaaaatattttcactttatttgcAACCTTTCAACAGATTCTCCCATCAACGCCATGGGATGGGCAGAGCAGCCATGACTCCTTCCATTCTGCAGGGAGGGGGAAACGGAGGCCCAGGGAGATTAAGAAATTTGTCTAAGTTTCCCAGCAATTCGGTAGCAGAGCCAGTCTTTGATTCCCTGACTGAGAGAACGATAAAACCATGGCCCCCACCTCCAGGGAAAAAAGTCCTTGGTTGAATGGAGCTGGCTGCTCCTTCTGGGAGTTTGCAGGCTGGGAGGGAATGTGCAGAGAGAGAGTTCGGGTCAGTGAGTGCGCATCAGCCTCCTGGAGACAGGTACAGAAGAGCCTGCAGGAAGACGCGGGACcgctgggagggaaggggaaggaggagtgcGTAGCCATCGCTGAGCCCCATCCTGGTGCTCGGTCCTGCATCCCACCCCCCCTGCCCACCCTACCAGGCCGTGACCCGCCCCACGCTGCCCGACCCGCACCTCTCGCACCCGCAGCCCCCCAAATGCTTGGAGCCACCATCCCACCCCGAGGAGCCCAGTGACCTGGAGGAGCTGGAGCAGTTCGCCCGCACCTTCAAGCAACGCCGCATCAAGCTGGGCTTCACACAGGTCTGGGGCCACCCAGCAGCACGGGCCTGGGCATGAGGGTGACCTGGCCTAGCCAGATGGTGGGGTTGGGCAGGGCCAGGGGTGTGGCTAGCCCGTGCACCTGGGTGAGCCCGGCACCAAAAGGCAGGGCCTGACCGCTGACCCCATTCCCACCCCACTGGACCAGGGTGACGTGGGCCTGGCCATGGGCAAGCTCTATGGCAACGACTTTAGCCAGACGACCATCTCCCGTTTCGAGGCCCTCAACCTGAGCTTCAAGAACATGTGCAAACTCAAGCCCCTCCTGGAGAAGTGGCTCAACGACGCAGGTGAGACTGGCCTGGGGCTCCCACGgcgggaggtgggtggtgggccTGGGAGGCGCCCTCTCATGCCCCCGTCTCCTCCTGGGCACAGAGACTATGTCTGTGGACTCAAGCTTGCCCAGCCCCAACCAGCTGAGCAGCCCCAGCCTGGGCTTCGACGGACTCCCCGGCCGGAGACGCAAGAAGAGGACCAGCATCGAGACAAACGTCCGCTTCGCCTTAGAGAAGAGTTTTCTAGCGGTGAGGCCGTggcttcctgggcagccctgatggGAGGGGGGTGTGTTAGTGTGGACCTGGGGTTCACCACCCCTCTGCCCACAGAACCAGAAGCCTACCTCAGAGGAGATCCTGCTGATCGCAGAGCAGCTGCACATGGAGAAGGAAGTGATCCGCGTCTGGTTCTGCAACCGGCGCCAGAAGGAAAAACGCATCAACCCGTGCAGCGCAGCCCCCATGTTGCCCAGCCCGGGGAAACCGGCGAGCTACAGCCCCCATCTGGTACCAGGAACCCctctgaggggtgggggtggggcataaAGCTATGGCAACACCATGCCCCTAGGCAGCCATGTCTATGAAGAAGCACAGCCTACTGGGTTGttcacagtgcctagcacagaggcAGGGAGACTCACCGTTGGGATCAGGCTGTCATATGGGTGGAGCACAGTCACACAAGGACACAGTTTCCAGGGTACTGTAGTCTTATGTGGGGGATTcaagcacacacagagacacaccaACAGAGCCAAAAATAGTTGTCACAGGGCAGGGCCACACAGGGATGGATCCCAGGTAGGAGATGGAGGTACTGTCCCCGCCCCGACACACACAAGGttcacagccacacacacagatgcaggcAGGGACAGCATTACGTCCCTGGTTGTACATTCAGGTTCACAGCTGGACACAAGCCCACTCGGGATCAGACACACTGGGACACCCCTTTATTGAATCTCTCGTGCAAAAGGCTGTGACACTGGAGaggggagccccccacccccacccctggtaTGGAGGAAGAAGAGACCATCTGAACTGAGTCATAAAGGATGAGGGAGAGGTAGCCAGCCACTTGAAGCATGGACAAAGGGACTGCTGTGTGCAATGGTCTAGAAGCCCGAGTGTGCTGAGACCAAACTGAGGAACTCCAGTGCATTTTAATGTGGGTGGAGTAGGAATACATATGTatagggggtgggcaggggccagaTTCTCAAGTAACATGCTGAGGAGCTTGAACGTGAACCATGGGCGGTGAGGAGCTAAGGAGGAGTTTTgagctggggagggacagggttCCATTAAATGAGGCTTCTGGAGCTGATGGAAGGATGggactggaggcagggaggccaaggaggctggtgggggtggTCCCAGAAAGTCAAGCAATATGACCTCCCAACACTCTGATGCAGAGATATCCCTTATCATCATAACACCCAttccccaccctcatccccacccccgtgcaaacacacacacacacacacacacacgcgcgcgcttATGCACACTTTAGACCTGCAATGGATGGTGTCAGAAGAAAGGTAGGGGAACACTGTCAACTGGGAGTTATTTCTTCCCACCTGTGGCTTGAAATCACTTTGGGTAAATGTCAAGATAGATATGATGGAAAGAACCATAGCATAATACAAGCATTGCATTGTGCCCAaagcccctctccccccagcctTGGGGCAGATGACTGGGGCTCTTACCCACAGGGAGTGTCATGGGGGGTGCTGGGAAATGGCCTCACcatgccttcttttctctttccccaggTCACACCCCAAGGGGGTGCCGGGACCTTGCCATTGTCCCAAGCTTCCAGCAGTCTGAGCACAACAGGTCAGGGAGGGCAGGAGCCTGTGAGGGGGTGTTGGGAGGACACAGTACAGGTCCGAGGTTCTCTAGTAGCTCAGGGCATCCGTGGGCCTCAAGGCTGAGCCTGGGGATGAGGGAGGCAGGGGTCACAGAGGGGAAAGGGCAGCCTCATCCCTTCCTGCCAGAGCAGCTCGGCTCTCATCTGCTTTATGATTTCATATGAGAAAAACATGGGCTTGCTAAACATTGATGTACTCAGGTTCTGTTCCTGGCTTTTATAAACTGTGAACTCTAGAAgtgactttacctctctgagcctcagtttttataaaatctttgtgaACGTGTAATACACAGAAAAGCTATATAcaggaatatatacatacaagagtgtgtatgtctgtgtacaCCAGACCAAACCCCCTTTACTCCCTTCCTGGCACAGGCATGTTTAACACCATATACAAGAATAATAGAAAACTGgagtctggctggctcagttggtggactATGCAGCTcctgattttggggttgtgagttcgagccctacatAGGGTATAGagataacttaaataaataaacaaacaaacaaaaaagaatagaaaacaaacatcatattgatttttctcatatTAAGAGTTATTAAGTGGAAGTTTATAAAGTAATAAGGGTGTGCCTGGCACTATCTAAACTCATTTGAAATGAGAATATTGATgactcattttatcctcacaaccaCTTTATGAAATAGGTTCTATTATTATACCTTTTTTCCAGATTAGGGAACTGAAGACCAGAGAGGTGAAGgcacttgcccaagggcacagaTGGGACTGAACAGCCAGGAAATTGCTGCCCTGGCTGTCTGGCCCAAGTGTGGGCTCTGAGCCCTGTCACCTCGGTGGGCACAGCCGCAACCCCCTGCCTGGCTCCTAGAGGGAGCCATGGGGCATAGTCTTCTGGGCGCCCGGAGCAGGGGTTCAGGGCAAGGTTCGTGCTGTGTGTGAGCGCACCCGGGCACTCGGGCACAGGGCATGGCTCAGTGAGTGGCAACTGCTCTTACTGCGATTATCGTGATCTCTGTCACCGAGGCTGTGGGAAGAGTGGGTGGGAGGCCTAAGTCTGTTCCTCCAGAGAAGATGCTGCAGGGCGCAAGCTGGGGGGGAAGGTGAGCCCAGTTCACACCGACACCGGGTTCCTCGGTGGAGGACAAGTGAAAGCTGAagtctctttctatctctctctggcAGTTACTACCTTATCCTCAGCTGTGGGGACACTCCATCCCAGCCGGACAgccggagggggtgggggcgggggcggggccgcgccccCCCTCAATTCCAtcccctctgtcactcccccacccccggccaccACCAACAGCACAAATCCCAGCCCTCAAGGCAGCCACTCGGCCATCGGCTTGTCGGGCCTGAACCCCAGCACGGGGTAAGTGGACACCTGCAGTTAGGGAGGCTGTGGGGAGAGAAGCAAGGTCGCTGCTGCTTCCTGGGTGGGAGCTGTGCCCCAGTTCTGCTGCCAGCGGGTCCCCTGCTAACGCCTCTGCTTTGCCTCTTGCAGAAGCACAATGGTGGGGTTGAGCTCCGGGCTGAGTCCAGCCCTCATGAGCAACAACCCTTTGGCCACTATCCAAGGTGCGTGCTGCCTCATGTCACTCCCATCGCCACCAGCCTGGCCCCCTGGGGCCTCGAGCCCCCCTCATTGCTGCTCCAGCCATGCCATCCTGCCCCCCGCTCACTGCATTGCTCGCCTCTTCATACCCATCTCACCTGTGGGGAAGGTGTGAGGGCTGCTGATGGGGGTCAGTGGGACAGATGGGAAGACAGGGGGCACTGCGGGCAGGATGCTGGAAggtgcccccagcccagcctctctctctccccaccagccCTGGCCTCTGGTGGAACCCTGCCCCTTACCAGCCTTGACGGCAGCGGGAACCTGGTGCTGGGGGCGGCCGGCGCGGCCCCAGGGAGCCCTGGCCTGGTGACCTCGCCACTCTTCTTGAACCACGCTGGGCTGCCCCTGCTCAGTGCCCCACCTGGCGTGGGCCTGGTCTCCGCAGCCGCTGCGGCCGTGGCGGCCTCCATCTCCAGCAAGTCTCCGGGCCTCTCCTCGTCCTCCTcgtcgtcctcgtcctcgtcctccaCTTGCAGTGAGGCGGCAGCACAGAcccctggaggctccggggggcCCGAGGCAGGGTCTAAGCCTGAGTGAGGGCCCGCCTTGCCTCCCCTCCTACTCCTCTGACCCCCACCTCAGTCCCCCGCCTGGGAAGAGGGCGAGGAGGCCAGCAGTGGTGGCGCAGAGGGTCCTTGGAGCCGGAGTGACAaggaaggaaagaccaaaaaaacaaaacaaacccaactaaccaaaaaaaaaaaaaaaaccaaacaaacaaaaaagagagaaagaaagaaaatgaaagaaaacaaccaacaaaaagaaaccaaaaataatcACAACAGAAACCAGCTGCCCCAAAGGAACCAgaggtgaaaaacaaaaaccaaaatcaaaaaaaatcccccacaaaaccaaaccaaaaaccagtTGCGAGCCAGACCTCAGTGTGCTCACCCTCACCGCTATGACACCAAATAAGAACCCCAGCCAGGGGCAGAGAAGCCTCGGCAGGGCGGACCTCTCGCCGAGCCCCTAGCTGGGGGCCAACCCCCAACCTGGTCTCCCCCAGTGGGGGCCAGAGAAGGCAAGAGAATGTgccagcctccagccccagcccctagCCCTGGGCCAGCAAAGACAGGGCACAGCAGCCTGGGGCCAACGGGGTGGGCTCAGAACCACCCGCCAAATGTTCTTTTCCAGAAGTTGAAAGAGAAGGGGCGTGAACAACCTTACACCAAATATTCAGTAGCTTCATCCAAAGGATGTACAGAATTTTTAGCGTTGCGCTCAACAGAATGTGTCCCTACCATGTGtccccctctcccttggcccccaGCTCTCCCTACTTGGGCAGGGGGGTCTCGCTTtaacctcctccctcccccagccaggGGAGAGTGCAGGGGCAGGCCTGGGATGACTTTTCACCCCTTGTACCTC harbors:
- the POU2F2 gene encoding POU domain, class 2, transcription factor 2 isoform X12, with the translated sequence MTQLFPRPRGAGSMVHSSMGAPEIRMSKPLEAEKQGLDSPSEHTDTERNGPDTNHQNPQNKTSPFSVSPTGPSTKDIQQLLQLQQLVLVPGHHLQPPAQFLLPQAQQSQPGLLPTPNLFQLPQQTQGALLTSQPRAGLPTQAVTRPTLPDPHLSHPQPPKCLEPPSHPEEPSDLEELEQFARTFKQRRIKLGFTQGDVGLAMGKLYGNDFSQTTISRFEALNLSFKNMCKLKPLLEKWLNDAETMSVDSSLPSPNQLSSPSLGFDGLPGRRRKKRTSIETNVRFALEKSFLANQKPTSEEILLIAEQLHMEKEVIRVWFCNRRQKEKRINPCSAAPMLPSPGKPASYSPHLVTPQGGAGTLPLSQASSSLSTTVTTLSSAVGTLHPSRTAGGGGGGGGAAPPLNSIPSVTPPPPATTNSTNPSPQGSHSAIGLSGLNPSTGPGLWWNPAPYQP
- the POU2F2 gene encoding POU domain, class 2, transcription factor 2 isoform X5, which produces MTQLFPRPRGAGSMVHSSMGAPEIRMSKPLEAEKQGLDSPSEHTDTERNGPDTNHQNPQNKTSPFSVSPTGPSTKIKAEDPSGDSAPAAPPPPQPAQPHLPQAQLMLTGSQLAGDIQQLLQLQQLVLVPGHHLQPPAQFLLPQAQQSQPGLLPTPNLFQLPQQTQGALLTSQPRAGLPTQAVTRPTLPDPHLSHPQPPKCLEPPSHPEEPSDLEELEQFARTFKQRRIKLGFTQGDVGLAMGKLYGNDFSQTTISRFEALNLSFKNMCKLKPLLEKWLNDAETMSVDSSLPSPNQLSSPSLGFDGLPGRRRKKRTSIETNVRFALEKSFLANQKPTSEEILLIAEQLHMEKEVIRVWFCNRRQKEKRINPCSAAPMLPSPGKPASYSPHLVTPQGGAGTLPLSQASSSLSTTVTTLSSAVGTLHPSRTAGGGGGGGGAAPPLNSIPSVTPPPPATTNSTNPSPQGSHSAIGLSGLNPSTGSTMVGLSSGLSPALMSNNPLATIQALASGGTLPLTSLDGSGNLVLGAAGAAPGSPGLVTSPLFLNHAGLPLLSAPPGVGLVSAAAAAVAASISSKSPGLSSSSSSSSSSSSTCSEAAAQTPGGSGGPEAGSKPE
- the POU2F2 gene encoding POU domain, class 2, transcription factor 2 isoform X9, with translation MTQLFPRPRGAGSMVHSSMGAPEIRMSKPLEAEKQGLDSPSEHTDTERNGPDTNHQNPQNKTSPFSVSPTGPSTKIKAEDPSGDSAPAAPPPPQPAQPHLPQAQLMLTGSQLAGDIQQLLQLQQLVLVPGHHLQPPAQFLLPQAQQSQPGLLPTPNLFQLPQQTQGALLTSQPRAGLPTQAVTRPTLPDPHLSHPQPPKCLEPPSHPEEPSDLEELEQFARTFKQRRIKLGFTQGDVGLAMGKLYGNDFSQTTISRFEALNLSFKNMCKLKPLLEKWLNDAETMSVDSSLPSPNQLSSPSLGFDGLPGRRRKKRTSIETNVRFALEKSFLANQKPTSEEILLIAEQLHMEKEVIRVWFCNRRQKEKRINPCSAAPMLPSPGKPASYSPHLVTPQGGAGTLPLSQASSSLSTTVTTLSSAVGTLHPSRTAGGGGGGGGAAPPLNSIPSVTPPPPATTNSTNPSPQGSHSAIGLSGLNPSTGPGLWWNPAPYQP
- the POU2F2 gene encoding POU domain, class 2, transcription factor 2 isoform X2 gives rise to the protein MSKPLEAEKQGLDSPSEHTDTERNGPDTNHQNPQNKTSPFSVSPTGPSTKVGILSGLHLTFWGPGPCLSPPQIKAEDPSGDSAPAAPPPPQPAQPHLPQAQLMLTGSQLAGLTALMPAQQQLLLQQAQAQLLAAAVQQSSAAAAAAAASSTSSSSSSSSSSSASSSTSQPPASSGGGDLPPPQPASQPPGTPQLTLSQPIQLTAQDIQQLLQLQQLVLVPGHHLQPPAQFLLPQAQQSQPGLLPTPNLFQLPQQTQGALLTSQPRAGLPTQAVTRPTLPDPHLSHPQPPKCLEPPSHPEEPSDLEELEQFARTFKQRRIKLGFTQGDVGLAMGKLYGNDFSQTTISRFEALNLSFKNMCKLKPLLEKWLNDAETMSVDSSLPSPNQLSSPSLGFDGLPGRRRKKRTSIETNVRFALEKSFLANQKPTSEEILLIAEQLHMEKEVIRVWFCNRRQKEKRINPCSAAPMLPSPGKPASYSPHLVTPQGGAGTLPLSQASSSLSTTVTTLSSAVGTLHPSRTAGGGGGGGGAAPPLNSIPSVTPPPPATTNSTNPSPQGSHSAIGLSGLNPSTGSTMVGLSSGLSPALMSNNPLATIQALASGGTLPLTSLDGSGNLVLGAAGAAPGSPGLVTSPLFLNHAGLPLLSAPPGVGLVSAAAAAVAASISSKSPGLSSSSSSSSSSSSTCSEAAAQTPGGSGGPEAGSKPE
- the POU2F2 gene encoding POU domain, class 2, transcription factor 2 isoform X1; this translates as MTQLFPRPRGAGSMVHSSMGAPEIRMSKPLEAEKQGLDSPSEHTDTERNGPDTNHQNPQNKTSPFSVSPTGPSTKIKAEDPSGDSAPAAPPPPQPAQPHLPQAQLMLTGSQLAGLTALMPAQQQLLLQQAQAQLLAAAVQQSSAAAAAAAASSTSSSSSSSSSSSASSSTSQPPASSGGGDLPPPQPASQPPGTPQLTLSQPIQLTAQDIQQLLQLQQLVLVPGHHLQPPAQFLLPQAQQSQPGLLPTPNLFQLPQQTQGALLTSQPRAGLPTQAVTRPTLPDPHLSHPQPPKCLEPPSHPEEPSDLEELEQFARTFKQRRIKLGFTQGDVGLAMGKLYGNDFSQTTISRFEALNLSFKNMCKLKPLLEKWLNDAETMSVDSSLPSPNQLSSPSLGFDGLPGRRRKKRTSIETNVRFALEKSFLANQKPTSEEILLIAEQLHMEKEVIRVWFCNRRQKEKRINPCSAAPMLPSPGKPASYSPHLVTPQGGAGTLPLSQASSSLSTTVTTLSSAVGTLHPSRTAGGGGGGGGAAPPLNSIPSVTPPPPATTNSTNPSPQGSHSAIGLSGLNPSTGSTMVGLSSGLSPALMSNNPLATIQALASGGTLPLTSLDGSGNLVLGAAGAAPGSPGLVTSPLFLNHAGLPLLSAPPGVGLVSAAAAAVAASISSKSPGLSSSSSSSSSSSSTCSEAAAQTPGGSGGPEAGSKPE
- the POU2F2 gene encoding POU domain, class 2, transcription factor 2 isoform X11, which gives rise to MTQLFPRPRGAGSMVHSSMGAPEIRMSKPLEAEKQGLDSPSEHTDTERNGPDTNHQNPQNKTSPFSVSPTGPSTKDIQQLLQLQQLVLVPGHHLQPPAQFLLPQAQQSQPGLLPTPNLFQLPQQTQGALLTSQPRAGLPTQPPKCLEPPSHPEEPSDLEELEQFARTFKQRRIKLGFTQGDVGLAMGKLYGNDFSQTTISRFEALNLSFKNMCKLKPLLEKWLNDAETMSVDSSLPSPNQLSSPSLGFDGLPGRRRKKRTSIETNVRFALEKSFLANQKPTSEEILLIAEQLHMEKEVIRVWFCNRRQKEKRINPCSAAPMLPSPGKPASYSPHLVTPQGGAGTLPLSQASSSLSTTVTTLSSAVGTLHPSRTAGGGGGGGGAAPPLNSIPSVTPPPPATTNSTNPSPQGSHSAIGLSGLNPSTGPGLWWNPAPYQP
- the POU2F2 gene encoding POU domain, class 2, transcription factor 2 isoform X3, giving the protein MTQLFPRPRGAGSMVHSSMGAPEIRMSKPLEAEKQGLDSPSEHTDTERNGPDTNHQNPQNKTSPFSVSPTGPSTKVGILSGLHLTFWGPGPCLSPPQIKAEDPSGDSAPAAPPPPQPAQPHLPQAQLMLTGSQLAGDIQQLLQLQQLVLVPGHHLQPPAQFLLPQAQQSQPGLLPTPNLFQLPQQTQGALLTSQPRAGLPTQAVTRPTLPDPHLSHPQPPKCLEPPSHPEEPSDLEELEQFARTFKQRRIKLGFTQGDVGLAMGKLYGNDFSQTTISRFEALNLSFKNMCKLKPLLEKWLNDAETMSVDSSLPSPNQLSSPSLGFDGLPGRRRKKRTSIETNVRFALEKSFLANQKPTSEEILLIAEQLHMEKEVIRVWFCNRRQKEKRINPCSAAPMLPSPGKPASYSPHLVTPQGGAGTLPLSQASSSLSTTVTTLSSAVGTLHPSRTAGGGGGGGGAAPPLNSIPSVTPPPPATTNSTNPSPQGSHSAIGLSGLNPSTGSTMVGLSSGLSPALMSNNPLATIQALASGGTLPLTSLDGSGNLVLGAAGAAPGSPGLVTSPLFLNHAGLPLLSAPPGVGLVSAAAAAVAASISSKSPGLSSSSSSSSSSSSTCSEAAAQTPGGSGGPEAGSKPE
- the POU2F2 gene encoding POU domain, class 2, transcription factor 2 isoform X10, with product MTQLFPRPRGAGSMVHSSMGAPEIRMSKPLEAEKQGLDSPSEHTDTERNGPDTNHQNPQNKTSPFSVSPTGPSTKIKAEDPSGDSAPAAPPPPQPAQPHLPQAQLMLTGSQLAGDIQQLLQLQQLVLVPGHHLQPPAQFLLPQAQQSQPGLLPTPNLFQLPQQTQGALLTSQPRAGLPTQPPKCLEPPSHPEEPSDLEELEQFARTFKQRRIKLGFTQGDVGLAMGKLYGNDFSQTTISRFEALNLSFKNMCKLKPLLEKWLNDAETMSVDSSLPSPNQLSSPSLGFDGLPGRRRKKRTSIETNVRFALEKSFLANQKPTSEEILLIAEQLHMEKEVIRVWFCNRRQKEKRINPCSAAPMLPSPGKPASYSPHLVTPQGGAGTLPLSQASSSLSTTVTTLSSAVGTLHPSRTAGGGGGGGGAAPPLNSIPSVTPPPPATTNSTNPSPQGSHSAIGLSGLNPSTGPGLWWNPAPYQP
- the POU2F2 gene encoding POU domain, class 2, transcription factor 2 isoform X4 codes for the protein MTQLFPRPRGAGSMVHSSMGAPEIRMSKPLEAEKQGLDSPSEHTDTERNGPDTNHQNPQNKTSPFSVSPTGPSTKVGILSGLHLTFWGPGPCLSPPQIKAEDPSGDSAPAAPPPPQPAQPHLPQAQLMLTGSQLAGDIQQLLQLQQLVLVPGHHLQPPAQFLLPQAQQSQPGLLPTPNLFQLPQQTQGALLTSQPRAGLPTQPPKCLEPPSHPEEPSDLEELEQFARTFKQRRIKLGFTQGDVGLAMGKLYGNDFSQTTISRFEALNLSFKNMCKLKPLLEKWLNDAETMSVDSSLPSPNQLSSPSLGFDGLPGRRRKKRTSIETNVRFALEKSFLANQKPTSEEILLIAEQLHMEKEVIRVWFCNRRQKEKRINPCSAAPMLPSPGKPASYSPHLVTPQGGAGTLPLSQASSSLSTTVTTLSSAVGTLHPSRTAGGGGGGGGAAPPLNSIPSVTPPPPATTNSTNPSPQGSHSAIGLSGLNPSTGSTMVGLSSGLSPALMSNNPLATIQALASGGTLPLTSLDGSGNLVLGAAGAAPGSPGLVTSPLFLNHAGLPLLSAPPGVGLVSAAAAAVAASISSKSPGLSSSSSSSSSSSSTCSEAAAQTPGGSGGPEAGSKPE
- the POU2F2 gene encoding POU domain, class 2, transcription factor 2 isoform X6; this translates as MTQLFPRPRGAGSMVHSSMGAPEIRMSKPLEAEKQGLDSPSEHTDTERNGPDTNHQNPQNKTSPFSVSPTGPSTKIKAEDPSGDSAPAAPPPPQPAQPHLPQAQLMLTGSQLAGDIQQLLQLQQLVLVPGHHLQPPAQFLLPQAQQSQPGLLPTPNLFQLPQQTQGALLTSQPRAGLPTQPPKCLEPPSHPEEPSDLEELEQFARTFKQRRIKLGFTQGDVGLAMGKLYGNDFSQTTISRFEALNLSFKNMCKLKPLLEKWLNDAETMSVDSSLPSPNQLSSPSLGFDGLPGRRRKKRTSIETNVRFALEKSFLANQKPTSEEILLIAEQLHMEKEVIRVWFCNRRQKEKRINPCSAAPMLPSPGKPASYSPHLVTPQGGAGTLPLSQASSSLSTTVTTLSSAVGTLHPSRTAGGGGGGGGAAPPLNSIPSVTPPPPATTNSTNPSPQGSHSAIGLSGLNPSTGSTMVGLSSGLSPALMSNNPLATIQALASGGTLPLTSLDGSGNLVLGAAGAAPGSPGLVTSPLFLNHAGLPLLSAPPGVGLVSAAAAAVAASISSKSPGLSSSSSSSSSSSSTCSEAAAQTPGGSGGPEAGSKPE
- the POU2F2 gene encoding POU domain, class 2, transcription factor 2 isoform X7 is translated as MTQLFPRPRGAGSMVHSSMGAPEIRMSKPLEAEKQGLDSPSEHTDTERNGPDTNHQNPQNKTSPFSVSPTGPSTKDIQQLLQLQQLVLVPGHHLQPPAQFLLPQAQQSQPGLLPTPNLFQLPQQTQGALLTSQPRAGLPTQAVTRPTLPDPHLSHPQPPKCLEPPSHPEEPSDLEELEQFARTFKQRRIKLGFTQGDVGLAMGKLYGNDFSQTTISRFEALNLSFKNMCKLKPLLEKWLNDAETMSVDSSLPSPNQLSSPSLGFDGLPGRRRKKRTSIETNVRFALEKSFLANQKPTSEEILLIAEQLHMEKEVIRVWFCNRRQKEKRINPCSAAPMLPSPGKPASYSPHLVTPQGGAGTLPLSQASSSLSTTVTTLSSAVGTLHPSRTAGGGGGGGGAAPPLNSIPSVTPPPPATTNSTNPSPQGSHSAIGLSGLNPSTGSTMVGLSSGLSPALMSNNPLATIQALASGGTLPLTSLDGSGNLVLGAAGAAPGSPGLVTSPLFLNHAGLPLLSAPPGVGLVSAAAAAVAASISSKSPGLSSSSSSSSSSSSTCSEAAAQTPGGSGGPEAGSKPE
- the POU2F2 gene encoding POU domain, class 2, transcription factor 2 isoform X8; translated protein: MTQLFPRPRGAGSMVHSSMGAPEIRMSKPLEAEKQGLDSPSEHTDTERNGPDTNHQNPQNKTSPFSVSPTGPSTKVGILSGLHLTFWGPGPCLSPPQIKAEDPSGDSAPAAPPPPQPAQPHLPQAQLMLTGSQLAGDIQQLLQLQQLVLVPGHHLQPPAQFLLPQAQQSQPGLLPTPNLFQLPQQTQGALLTSQPRAGLPTQPPKCLEPPSHPEEPSDLEELEQFARTFKQRRIKLGFTQGDVGLAMGKLYGNDFSQTTISRFEALNLSFKNMCKLKPLLEKWLNDAETMSVDSSLPSPNQLSSPSLGFDGLPGRRRKKRTSIETNVRFALEKSFLANQKPTSEEILLIAEQLHMEKEVIRVWFCNRRQKEKRINPCSAAPMLPSPGKPASYSPHLVTPQGGAGTLPLSQASSSLSTTVTTLSSAVGTLHPSRTAGGGGGGGGAAPPLNSIPSVTPPPPATTNSTNPSPQGSHSAIGLSGLNPSTGPGLWWNPAPYQP